From Triticum urartu cultivar G1812 chromosome 2, Tu2.1, whole genome shotgun sequence, a single genomic window includes:
- the LOC125539418 gene encoding probable plastid-lipid-associated protein 11, chloroplastic, giving the protein MAPLLFQTHTAAQTFAPSPRGNRRLAPAAPHAVGFLRALFPARPPPAKAELLRLIADQGRGLETQSDPSRLADIVSCIDALAASAPDADTVSDAAKLSGTWRLLWTTEQEQLFIVRNAPTFRTAAGDVLQVIDVPGGSLNNVITFPPSGAFVVNGSIEIQPPQRVNFRFTRAMLKGGNWEVPFPPFGKGWFDTVYLDDEIRVAKDIRGDYLVVERAPYSWNG; this is encoded by the exons ATGGCGCCACTACTCTTCCAAACCCACACGGCCGCGCAAACCTTCGCGCCGAGCCCGCGCGGCAACCGCCGCCTCGCTCCCGCCGCGCCCCACGCCGTCGGATTCCTCCGCGCCCTCTTCCCGGCCCGCCCGCCGCCGGCCAAGGCCGAGCTCCTCCGCCTCATCGCCGACCAGGGCCGCGGCCTCGAAACCCAGTCCGACCCGTCCCGCCTCGCGGACATCGTCTCCTGCATAGACGCCCTCGCTGCCTCCGCCCCGGACGCCGACACCGTATCGGACGCCGCCAAGCTCTCCGGCACCTGGCGCCTCCTCTGGACGACCGAGCAGGAGCAGCTCTTCATCGTGCGGAACGCCCCCACCTTCCGCACCGCCGCCGGCGACGTGCTCCAGGTCATCGACGTTCCAGGTGGGAGCCTCAACAACGTCATCACCTTCCCGCCCTCTGGCGCGTTCGTCGTGAACGGGAGCATCGAGATCCAACCACCCCAGCGAGTAAATTTTCG GTTTACACGTGCTATGCTGAAGGGGGGCAATTGGGAGGTTCCCTTCCCGCCATTTGGGAAAGGATG GTTTGATACTGTCTATTTGGACGATGAGATCCGTGTAGCGAAGGACATAAGGGGGGACTATTTAGTTGTCGAGCGTGCTCCATATTCTTGGAATGGATAG